The region ACCATTGAAATCAGGTGTTAGCACCTCTACTTTTATATTTGGAGAAAGTTTTTTTATTTCACTAATTGTTTTTGCAAATATTTCTGATCCAGCATCTTCAAGATCGTCTCTGTCAACTGATGTTATAACAACGTAGTTAAGCTCCATTTGTTTTATAGTCATTGCTACCCTGAACGGTTCTGTTTTATCAACAAAGCCAGGCCATCCAGTTTTTACATTACAATATGAGCAAGCTCTAGTACATGTATCCCCTAGAATCATAAATGTTGCAGTTTTTCTATCCCAGCAATCAGCTATATTAGGACAAGCAGCCTCTTCACAAACTGTATTTAGCGATGCTTTTGAAAATTTCTCTTTTAGTTCATGGAAATTTTCCCCAGCAGGAAACTTTACCTTAAACCAATCTGGTAACTTTCGTTTTACTTTTACTTTCTGTTGCATAATGATGATTCTTTTTACAATTAAATATTATCAGCAATCTAAAATTGTTAGAATCTAATATATGGGCAAAAGAAGAAAAAAGAATATTTATTCTGGACCAAATATAACAGAAAAACATAATTTTCAGCTTGATCAGTCGCTAAAACTTTCCATAGTTGAGTATGATGAAATGGGTGTTGGTAAGGCATTTGTTAAGGATGCTCCAGTGATTGTATTTAATTCAATCATAGGAGAAGAAATTGAGGCATCAATTTTAAAAATATATCCAGAAAAAGTTATAGCAAAGTTAGTTAAAATAATTAAGAAATCTTCAGACAGAATTGATCCTGATTGTATTTTTTTTGGAGAATGTACAGGTTGTCAGTGGTTACACTTAAGATATGAAAAACAATTGAAATTGAAGCAAGATATTGTTGCTGATAACTTAATTCGCCAGAAAGTAGAAGTAAGTGATTTATCCGAAACAATCTCATCTAATAAAAAAATTTATTATAGAAATCATGGAAGATTTACCGTTAGAAAGAAAGAATTAAGAGAAGAAATTGGATTTGTAAATTTTCTAGAAAGAAAATGGGTAAAAATAGACCACTGTAGAATTATGAATGAAACAATTAATGAAAAAATTAAAATTTTATCAGGTAATTTATCTGATAAAACACAAGTTAGTATAAGAGCTTCAGATGAAACATCTTCTTATTTGATACAACCTAAATTTATAGATGTAGATTTTGAAACTGGTCAAAAATAT is a window of Dehalococcoidia bacterium DNA encoding:
- a CDS encoding methyltransferase domain-containing protein; amino-acid sequence: MGKRRKKNIYSGPNITEKHNFQLDQSLKLSIVEYDEMGVGKAFVKDAPVIVFNSIIGEEIEASILKIYPEKVIAKLVKIIKKSSDRIDPDCIFFGECTGCQWLHLRYEKQLKLKQDIVADNLIRQKVEVSDLSETISSNKKIYYRNHGRFTVRKKELREEIGFVNFLERKWVKIDHCRIMNETINEKIKILSGNLSDKTQVSIRASDETSSYLIQPKFIDVDFETGQKYYTEKIFDNEYQVASPSFFQVNISQVENIFSELLDQNIFSKQHTVLDAYCGVGTFTCLIAPYVKKIVGIEESFSAVQDAKENSKKFSNIEYLLGKTEDILESYTENIDVLILDPPRIGCDEKVIKIIKDIKPKKIILISCSPENFAIDISRLIDDNIFNLSRVIPFDMFPQTRHVEVIGILDLVNE